The Haloprofundus salinisoli region GAGCCGACCCCCTCGCCGGGATGCGAACCCCGGCCGAGTCGCTCGGCAGCGGCCGCGGTATGGCGCACGTGCCCCGAGAGAACGGGCGAGCACGGCGCGTCCCGCAGGCCGTCAGCGGGCGCAAAGCGCACCCGCCGAAGGCCGAAAAGGAGCACGGTAAGAAGATCAACAAGAAGGAGCGCCAGTTGGCGGTCCGCTCGGCCATCGCGGCGACGACCGACACCGAGATCGTCGCGGAGCGCGGCCACCAGTTCGACGACGGCGTCGAACTCCCGCTCGTCGTCAGCGACGAGTTCGAGGAGCTCGTGAAGACGCAGGAAGTCCTCTCGCTGCTCGAAACGCTCGGCGTCGACGCCGACATCGAACGCGCAGAGGACCGCAAAGTCCGCGCCGGACAGGGGAAGGCCCGCGGTCGCAAGTACAAGCGACCCAAATCCATCCTCTTTGTCACCAGCGAGGAGCCGTCGAAGGCGGCTCGCAACCTCGCCGGTGCCGACGTGGTCACCGCCGCCGAGGTCAACACCGAGGACCTCGCGCCCGGCACCCACGCCGGTCGCCTGACCGTCTGGACCGAGAGCGCCGTCGAGGAGGTAGCGAACCGATGAGCGTCATCCGCCACCCCCTCGTCACCGAGAAGGCGATGAACGAGATGGACTTCGACAACAAGCTCCAGTTCGTCGTCGACCTCGACGCCTCGAAACCCGTGGTCAAAGAGGAGATCGAATCGCGCTACGACGTGACCGTCTCGAGTATCAACACGCAGGTCACGCCGAAAGGAACCAAGAAGGCGACCGTGCGTCTCTCCGAGGACGACGACGCACAGGAGATCGCCTCCCGAATTGGGGTGTTTTAGATGGGACGTAGAATCCAAGGCCAACGTCGCGGACGCGGCACGTCCACGTTCCGTGCACCGTCGCACCGCTACAAGGCCGAACTCACGCACAAGAAGGAAACGACCGACGGCGACACCATCTCCGGAACCGTCGTCGACATCGAACACGACCCCGCGCGCGCCGCGCCGCTGGCCGACGTCGAGTTCGAAGACGGCGACCGCCGCCTCGTGCTCGCGCCCGAGGGCGTCACCGTCGGCGAGACCATCCAGGTCGGCGTCTCCGCGGAGATCAAGCCCGGCAACACGCTGCCGCTGGCCGAGATCCCCGAGGGGATTCCGGTCTGTAACGTCGAGCGCCAGCCCGGCGACGGCGGCAAGTTCGCCCGCGCCTCCGGCGTCTCGGCGCAGCTTCTGACCCACGACAAGCGCGTCGCGGCCGTCAAGCTGCCCAGCGGCCAGGTCAAACGGCTCAATCCGCAGTGCCGCGCCACCATCGGCGTCGTCGCCGGTGGCGGTCGGACGGAGAAGCCGTTCGTGAAGGCGGGGAAGAAGCACCACAAGATGCGCGCCCGCGGTACCAAGTACCCGCGCGTCCGCGGTGTGGCGATGAACGCCGTCGACCACCCGTTCGGTGGCGGCGGCCGCCAGCACCCCGGCAAGCCGAAATCCGTCTCGCGGAACGCGCCGCCGGGTCGGAAGGTCGGAGACATCGCATCGAAACGTACCGGACGAGGTCGTAACAAATGAGCACAGATTACCGCACCGGCCGCGAGGGCGAGTTCACCTACCGCGGCCACACGCTCGACGAGCTGCAGTCGATGGAGCTCGACGAGGTCGCAGAACTGCTCCCCGCGCGTCAGCGGCGAACCGTCAACCGTGGCCTGGGCGTCGAGCACGAGAAACTGCTCGAGAAGGCCCGGGACAAGACCGAAGAGGAGACCGCGAACAACCCGATTCGGACGCACCTGCGCGACATGCCCGTCGTGCCCGCGTTCGTCGGTCTGACGTTCGCGGTGTACAACGGTCAGAGCTTCGAGCGCGTCCAGGTTCAGCCCGAGATGATCGGTCACTACCTGGGCGAGTTCCAGCTCACCCGCAACTCGGTCGAACACGGACAGGCCGGTATCGGTGCGACCCGGTCCTCGAAGTTCGTGCCACTCAAGTAACCCATGGGAATCAACTACAGCGTCGAGGCCGACCCCGACACGACGGCGAAAGCCATGCTCCGGGAGCGGCCCATCAGCCTGAAGCACAGCAAGGCCATCGCGCGCGCCATCAAAGGCAAGCGCGTCGACGACGCCGAGTCGTACCTGCAGGACGTCATCGACGAGAAGCAGTCGGTGCCGTTCAAGCAGCACAACTCCGGCGTCGGCCACAAAGGCGACATCGACGGGTGGGACGCGGGTCGCTACCCGAACAAAGCGTCGAAGGACTTCCTGAAACTGCTCGAAAACGCGCGTAACAACGCGAACGAGCAGGGCTTCGACGGCGAATCGATGGTCATCAAACACGTCGCCCCCCACAAGGTCGACGAGCAGATGGGGCGCAAGCCCCGCGCGTTCGGACGAGCGGACCCGTGGAACACGACGCTCGTCGACGTGGAGCTCATCATCGAGGAGGTCGAAGAATAATGGCAGACGAACATCAGTTCATCGAAGACGGACTCCAGCGCTCGCAGATCGACGAGTTCTTCGCCGAAGAGCTCGGCCGCGCCGGCTACGGCGGCATGGACGTCGCCAAGACGCCGATGGGCACCCAGATCGTCCTGAAAGCCGAGAAGCCCGGCATGGTCATCGGCAAGGGCGGCAAGAACATCCGCAAGGTCACCCGCCAGCTCGAAGAGCGGTTCGACCTCGACGACCCCCAGATCGACGTTCAGGAGGTCGACGAGCCGGACCTGAACGCGCGCATCGTCGCCGACCGCCTCGCCAACGCGCTCGAGCGCGGCTGGTACTTCCGTAAGGCCGGTCACACGACCATCGACCGCATCATGGACGCCGGCGCGCTCGGCGCGGAGATCAAGCTCAACGGCAAGGTCACCGGCGCACGCTCGCGCGACGAGAAGTTCAACCGCGGCTACATCAAGCACAACGGCGAACCCGCCGAGGAAGTCGTCGACACCGGTCAGGGCGTCGCCGTCATGAAGCTCGGCACCATCGGCGTGACGGTGAAGATCATCCCGCCGGGAGCGCAGCTTCCGGACGACTTCTCCGTCGCCGAGGACGTCGAGGTCGAAGCGGTCGAACAGATCGCAGAGACCGAGGGCGTCGAGGACCTCCTCGAAGAGCCCGACGACGAGAAAGTGCCGGACGTCGGCGAAGATGCAGACGACGTGCCCGCCGAACACGCCGGCGAGGACGACGCCCAGGACGCCATCGACGAGGAAGTCGTCGAGGAGATCGTCCAGGAGACCGGCGAGACCGCGAAACCGCAGGAGGAGCCGGTCGGCCCCGGCGACATCGACGACGAGGAGCACGCGCTCGACGCCGACGAGGAAGCCACCGACGACGTGGACGCGGAGCTCTCCGAGCTCGACGAGGAAGTCGAACAGGAGGCCGCCGACCTCGTCGCCGAGATGGAAGCCGACGAGGAGGAGGGTCAGTAGATGGCCATCCTCTACCCCGACGAGATCCGCGACATGACGCCCGCAGAGCGCGAGGCCGAGGTCGAGGAACTCGAGACGGAGCTCCTGAACGCCCGCGCGGTGCAAGCCGCGGGCGGCGCGCCGGAGAACCCCGGCCGAATCGGCGAGATTCGCCGGACGATCGCCCGAATCAAAACTATCCAGAACGAAGAGGGCGACGACGAGTAAGATGGCCCTGACGCCCGAACGCCTCACGCGACACGAACTCAACGGCCTGCCCGTCCGGGTGGCCGCCGCCGACAACCCCGACCTCGTCGGGATAGTCGGCCGTGTCGTCGTCGAGACGATGCAGACGCTGCACGTCGACTGCGACGTGCCCGCTGCCGCTCGACTGTTCGGCGAGGAGATCGCCGAGCGAGGCGCTCGGGTCGTTCAGGTGCCGAAACGCGGAACGACGTTCGAGTTCGCACTCGAACGAGGAAACGGCGGTCCGACAACCGGACCGTCGCGCACAAATGAAGCCGCCGGGAACCGTCGAGACCACCTCGACGAGTCGTCGGACACGCGCCGACGACGCCGCAAGGCCCCGGGGTCTGCGTCCAAACGGGAGTCGGAAACTGCCGGTCATTTAGCCGGTCAGTCTGGGTCGACCCGTCAGGGCTCGTCGGACGGCGACTCGCCGTCCGGCGACTGCGAGGGCGCAGTCTACGTTACGGTGGATGGTGCAAAGCTGCTCTCACGACCCGCATTGCGCACCGAAAACGTAGGTGAATCTACATGGCGATAGGACTGAACGTACCAGAACCGGAGGAGACCTGCTCCGACGCGAACTGTCCCTTCCACGGCTCGCTTGCCGTGCGAGGACAGACGCTCGAGGGCACCGTCGCCTCCACAGACATGGACAAAACCGTCATCGTGGAGCGCGAATACGACGTTCGCGTTCCCAAGTACGACCGCTACATGAAGCGGCGTAGTCGCGTTCCCGCCCACGCACCCCCGTGCGTGGAGCTCGAGGAAGGCGATACGGTTCGCATCGCAGAGACACGACCGCTGTCGAAGACGAAATCGCACGTGGTCGTCGAGAAAATCGCGTCGCTGGACGTCACCGAGGGCCTCGCGGCCCCCGAGACGACCGGCGACGAGTCGGACGAAGAGGGTGAGGCGTGATGGAGGCGCTGAAAGCCGACGTCACGCAGGGTCTCGAACGAGGCTCGCTCATCACCTGCGCCGACAACACCGGAGCCCGCGAGCTGAAAGTGATCAGCGTCGCCGGCTACTCCGGAACGAAGAACCGACACCCCAAAGCGGGCGTCGGCGACAAAGTGACCGTCTCGGTCACGAAGGGCACCCCCGAGATGCGTCGACAGGTGCTCGAGGCCGTCATCGTTCGCCAGCGGAAAGCCATCCGCCGGCCCGACGGCACGCGCGTCAAG contains the following coding sequences:
- the rpl4p gene encoding 50S ribosomal protein L4, translated to MEATIKDLNGDDAGTLELPEVFETTYRPDLIKRAVLAAQANRTQAYGADPLAGMRTPAESLGSGRGMAHVPRENGRARRVPQAVSGRKAHPPKAEKEHGKKINKKERQLAVRSAIAATTDTEIVAERGHQFDDGVELPLVVSDEFEELVKTQEVLSLLETLGVDADIERAEDRKVRAGQGKARGRKYKRPKSILFVTSEEPSKAARNLAGADVVTAAEVNTEDLAPGTHAGRLTVWTESAVEEVANR
- a CDS encoding 50S ribosomal protein L23, producing the protein MSVIRHPLVTEKAMNEMDFDNKLQFVVDLDASKPVVKEEIESRYDVTVSSINTQVTPKGTKKATVRLSEDDDAQEIASRIGVF
- a CDS encoding 50S ribosomal protein L2, which codes for MGRRIQGQRRGRGTSTFRAPSHRYKAELTHKKETTDGDTISGTVVDIEHDPARAAPLADVEFEDGDRRLVLAPEGVTVGETIQVGVSAEIKPGNTLPLAEIPEGIPVCNVERQPGDGGKFARASGVSAQLLTHDKRVAAVKLPSGQVKRLNPQCRATIGVVAGGGRTEKPFVKAGKKHHKMRARGTKYPRVRGVAMNAVDHPFGGGGRQHPGKPKSVSRNAPPGRKVGDIASKRTGRGRNK
- a CDS encoding 30S ribosomal protein S19 translates to MSTDYRTGREGEFTYRGHTLDELQSMELDEVAELLPARQRRTVNRGLGVEHEKLLEKARDKTEEETANNPIRTHLRDMPVVPAFVGLTFAVYNGQSFERVQVQPEMIGHYLGEFQLTRNSVEHGQAGIGATRSSKFVPLK
- a CDS encoding 50S ribosomal protein L22 — its product is MGINYSVEADPDTTAKAMLRERPISLKHSKAIARAIKGKRVDDAESYLQDVIDEKQSVPFKQHNSGVGHKGDIDGWDAGRYPNKASKDFLKLLENARNNANEQGFDGESMVIKHVAPHKVDEQMGRKPRAFGRADPWNTTLVDVELIIEEVEE
- a CDS encoding 30S ribosomal protein S3, with the protein product MADEHQFIEDGLQRSQIDEFFAEELGRAGYGGMDVAKTPMGTQIVLKAEKPGMVIGKGGKNIRKVTRQLEERFDLDDPQIDVQEVDEPDLNARIVADRLANALERGWYFRKAGHTTIDRIMDAGALGAEIKLNGKVTGARSRDEKFNRGYIKHNGEPAEEVVDTGQGVAVMKLGTIGVTVKIIPPGAQLPDDFSVAEDVEVEAVEQIAETEGVEDLLEEPDDEKVPDVGEDADDVPAEHAGEDDAQDAIDEEVVEEIVQETGETAKPQEEPVGPGDIDDEEHALDADEEATDDVDAELSELDEEVEQEAADLVAEMEADEEEGQ
- the rpmC gene encoding 50S ribosomal protein L29, which gives rise to MAILYPDEIRDMTPAEREAEVEELETELLNARAVQAAGGAPENPGRIGEIRRTIARIKTIQNEEGDDE
- a CDS encoding ribonuclease P protein component 1; the protein is MALTPERLTRHELNGLPVRVAAADNPDLVGIVGRVVVETMQTLHVDCDVPAAARLFGEEIAERGARVVQVPKRGTTFEFALERGNGGPTTGPSRTNEAAGNRRDHLDESSDTRRRRRKAPGSASKRESETAGHLAGQSGSTRQGSSDGDSPSGDCEGAVYVTVDGAKLLSRPALRTENVGESTWR
- a CDS encoding 30S ribosomal protein S17, whose protein sequence is MAIGLNVPEPEETCSDANCPFHGSLAVRGQTLEGTVASTDMDKTVIVEREYDVRVPKYDRYMKRRSRVPAHAPPCVELEEGDTVRIAETRPLSKTKSHVVVEKIASLDVTEGLAAPETTGDESDEEGEA
- a CDS encoding 50S ribosomal protein L14 produces the protein MEALKADVTQGLERGSLITCADNTGARELKVISVAGYSGTKNRHPKAGVGDKVTVSVTKGTPEMRRQVLEAVIVRQRKAIRRPDGTRVKYEDNAAVIIDENGEPRGTEIKGPIAREVAERFGSIASTATMIV